One part of the Geothrix edaphica genome encodes these proteins:
- the sufD gene encoding Fe-S cluster assembly protein SufD, with product MTTATVGSSLLPDLLSGPRPAEWASLREAAERRLAGRDLPTSSDEDWKYTDLKALAATGFGPAPRATVDIAGHLLPEMVGTRQVFVNGHHASHASCASAVPAGVRYFPMSHASEACHALGSIGNGAAKCVFEDLNTARFEDGAVILVPKNLKVALPLHLLFITKAETPIAVFPRILVMLERGAELELVEEHHGEGTYLSCPVVEVHVAEGAVLRHERVQRESSEAFHLGTLKAEVGKGAQYHSRTLSFGARLSRQQPWVRLAEGAEASLDGLALLDGAQVADTHSFLHHAEPGASSHQLHKCIVDGKARAVFNGQILVAKGAQGTDARQQSRNLLLSEAARVDTKPQLEIYADDVKCSHGAAVGQLDPEELFYLQSRGMNADDARNLLTYGFAADVLTHIPVASLRRALRQVVMARTQATSLGDLT from the coding sequence ATGACCACGGCCACAGTCGGCTCTAGCCTGCTGCCAGACCTGCTCAGCGGTCCCAGACCCGCCGAGTGGGCTTCGCTGCGCGAAGCGGCGGAACGGCGGCTGGCGGGCCGCGACCTACCCACGTCCTCCGACGAGGACTGGAAGTACACGGATCTGAAGGCCCTGGCCGCCACCGGCTTCGGCCCCGCGCCCCGGGCCACCGTGGACATCGCCGGGCACCTGCTCCCCGAGATGGTGGGCACGCGTCAGGTCTTCGTGAACGGCCACCATGCCTCCCACGCCAGCTGCGCCTCGGCCGTCCCCGCCGGGGTGCGCTACTTCCCCATGTCCCACGCCAGCGAAGCCTGCCATGCGCTGGGCAGCATCGGGAACGGCGCTGCGAAGTGCGTCTTCGAGGACCTGAACACCGCCCGCTTCGAGGATGGCGCCGTCATCCTGGTGCCCAAGAACCTGAAGGTGGCCCTGCCCCTGCACCTGCTCTTCATCACCAAGGCCGAGACACCCATCGCCGTCTTCCCCCGGATCCTTGTGATGCTGGAGCGCGGCGCGGAACTGGAGCTGGTCGAGGAGCACCACGGCGAGGGCACCTACCTGAGCTGCCCAGTGGTTGAAGTCCATGTGGCGGAAGGGGCCGTCCTGCGCCACGAGCGCGTGCAGCGCGAGAGCAGCGAGGCCTTCCACCTCGGAACCCTCAAGGCCGAGGTCGGCAAGGGCGCCCAGTACCATTCCCGCACCCTCAGCTTCGGAGCCCGCCTCTCCCGCCAGCAGCCCTGGGTGCGCCTGGCCGAGGGCGCGGAGGCCAGCCTCGATGGCCTGGCCCTGCTGGATGGCGCCCAGGTGGCCGACACCCACAGTTTCCTGCACCACGCCGAGCCGGGCGCCTCCAGCCACCAGCTGCACAAGTGCATCGTGGACGGGAAGGCCCGGGCCGTCTTCAACGGCCAGATCCTCGTGGCCAAGGGCGCCCAGGGCACGGACGCCCGGCAGCAGAGCCGCAACCTGCTGCTCTCGGAAGCCGCCCGGGTGGACACCAAGCCCCAGCTGGAGATCTACGCCGACGACGTGAAGTGCAGCCACGGCGCCGCCGTGGGCCAGCTGGATCCCGAGGAGCTGTTCTACCTCCAGAGCCGCGGCATGAACGCCGACGATGCGCGCAACCTCCTCACCTACGGCTTCGCGGCGGACGTGCTCACCCACATCCCCGTGGCCAGCCTGCGCCGCGCCCTGCGGCAGGTCGTCATGGCCCGCACCCAGGCCACCTCGCTGGGGGACCTCACATGA
- a CDS encoding cysteine desulfurase, whose amino-acid sequence MSTALQPLDVAAIRKDFPLLSRVLNGKPVVYLDSAVSGQMPVQAIERMTKYQRDEHTNVHRGVSTLSQEATDFYEAAREKVRRFIGAASIKEIVWTRGTTESINLVAQTFGRMMVKEGDEILLSAMEHHANIVPWQMLAQEKGATLKVIPMTDAGELILDSLDELITERTRLLGVVHVSNVLGTVNPVKEIIARAHAKGVPVLVDGAQAVPHLQVDVQDLDADFYAFSGHKLSGPTGIGVLYGKLAHLEAMPPWHGGGNMIRSVSWEKTTYIAAPGKFEAGTPPIAAAIGLGTALDYVTALGLDRIAAHEHELLAYATERLEAIPGLRILGNAKEKASVLSFVVEGIHAHDMGSLLDGEGVVVRAGHHCAQPVMTRFCVPATTRASFAYFNTREEVDILVSAVVKAIELFK is encoded by the coding sequence ATGAGCACCGCCCTCCAGCCCCTTGACGTGGCGGCCATCCGCAAGGACTTCCCCCTGCTCTCCCGCGTGCTGAACGGCAAGCCGGTGGTCTACCTCGACAGCGCCGTGAGCGGCCAGATGCCCGTCCAGGCCATCGAGCGCATGACGAAGTACCAGCGGGATGAGCACACCAACGTCCACCGGGGCGTGAGCACCCTCAGCCAGGAGGCCACCGATTTCTACGAGGCCGCCCGCGAGAAGGTGCGCCGGTTCATCGGCGCCGCCTCCATCAAGGAGATCGTGTGGACCCGGGGCACCACCGAGTCCATCAACCTCGTCGCCCAGACCTTCGGCCGGATGATGGTGAAGGAAGGCGACGAGATCCTCCTGTCCGCCATGGAGCACCATGCCAACATCGTGCCCTGGCAGATGCTGGCCCAGGAGAAGGGCGCCACCCTCAAGGTCATCCCCATGACCGATGCGGGTGAGCTGATCCTGGATTCCCTCGATGAGCTCATCACCGAACGAACCAGGCTCCTCGGCGTGGTGCATGTCAGCAACGTCCTCGGCACCGTGAACCCCGTGAAGGAGATCATCGCCAGGGCCCATGCCAAGGGCGTGCCCGTGCTGGTGGATGGCGCCCAGGCCGTGCCCCACCTCCAGGTGGACGTGCAGGACCTGGATGCCGACTTCTACGCCTTCAGCGGCCACAAGCTGTCCGGTCCCACGGGCATCGGTGTGCTCTACGGCAAGCTGGCGCACCTGGAGGCCATGCCCCCCTGGCACGGCGGCGGCAACATGATCCGCTCCGTCAGCTGGGAGAAGACCACCTACATCGCCGCGCCAGGCAAGTTCGAGGCGGGCACCCCGCCCATCGCCGCCGCCATCGGCCTCGGCACCGCCCTCGACTACGTGACGGCCCTGGGCCTGGACCGCATCGCCGCCCACGAGCACGAGCTGCTGGCCTACGCCACGGAGCGCCTGGAGGCCATTCCCGGCCTGCGCATCCTGGGGAACGCCAAGGAGAAGGCGAGCGTCCTGTCCTTCGTGGTCGAGGGCATCCACGCCCACGACATGGGCAGCCTGCTGGATGGCGAAGGTGTCGTGGTCCGCGCCGGCCACCACTGCGCCCAGCCCGTCATGACCCGCTTCTGCGTACCCGCCACCACCCGCGCCTCCTTCGCCTACTTCAACACCCGCGAGGAAGTGGACATCCTGGTATCGGCCGTCGTGAAGGCCATCGAGCTGTTCAAATGA
- the sufU gene encoding Fe-S cluster assembly sulfur transfer protein SufU gives MTDPRELYQQVILEHNKKPRNFGKLEACTHHAEGFNPLCGDQLDLTLVIENGVVQDIKFQGSGCAIDTASASLMTGAVKGKSVAEAEAMAEQFRGMVRGDLDPATQAPLLGKLTLFSGVRDLPSRVKCAVLPWATLHAALKGEEEASTE, from the coding sequence ATGACCGACCCCCGCGAGCTCTACCAGCAGGTGATCCTGGAGCACAACAAGAAGCCCCGGAACTTCGGGAAGCTTGAGGCCTGTACCCATCACGCCGAGGGCTTCAACCCCCTGTGCGGCGACCAGCTCGACCTGACCCTGGTCATCGAGAACGGCGTGGTGCAGGACATCAAGTTCCAGGGCAGTGGTTGCGCCATCGACACGGCGAGCGCGAGCCTCATGACCGGGGCCGTGAAGGGGAAATCCGTCGCCGAGGCCGAAGCCATGGCCGAGCAGTTCCGCGGCATGGTGCGCGGCGACCTGGACCCCGCCACCCAGGCGCCCCTGCTGGGCAAGCTCACCCTCTTCAGCGGCGTCAGGGACCTGCCCAGCCGCGTGAAGTGCGCCGTCCTCCCCTGGGCCACCCTCCACGCCGCGCTGAAAGGCGAGGAAGAAGCGAGTACGGAATAG
- a CDS encoding NifU family protein, with product MPKIAEIEYTPNPNAVKFVLKEAVALGFPKSFPNAETAEHDELAKGLFAVGNVTSVFMQDKFLTVTKTDDKGWPEMLPLLAAPIRAAAGAGGGQAPAAGGPRVFSKVDDENDPMLKDIRMVLESAILPALAADGGGLELIGRHEKQVMIRYMGACGSCPASLTGTLVAIEGMLQKEVDPEIVVISV from the coding sequence ATGCCGAAGATCGCCGAGATCGAATACACCCCCAACCCCAACGCCGTGAAGTTCGTGCTGAAGGAAGCCGTGGCCCTGGGCTTCCCCAAGTCCTTCCCCAACGCGGAGACCGCCGAGCACGACGAGCTGGCCAAAGGCCTCTTCGCCGTGGGGAACGTCACCTCGGTCTTCATGCAGGACAAGTTCCTCACCGTCACCAAGACCGACGACAAGGGCTGGCCCGAGATGCTGCCCTTGCTGGCCGCGCCCATCCGCGCTGCGGCGGGTGCCGGTGGCGGGCAGGCCCCCGCGGCCGGAGGACCCCGGGTCTTCAGCAAGGTGGACGACGAGAACGACCCCATGCTCAAGGACATCCGCATGGTGCTGGAGAGCGCCATCCTGCCCGCCCTGGCGGCGGACGGCGGCGGCCTCGAGCTGATCGGTCGCCACGAGAAGCAGGTCATGATCCGGTATATGGGCGCCTGTGGCAGCTGCCCCGCCAGCCTCACCGGCACCCTGGTGGCCATCGAGGGCATGCTCCAGAAGGAAGTGGACCCCGAGATCGTGGTCATCTCGGTCTAA
- a CDS encoding 30S ribosomal protein S1 produces MSKLEAIIKGLGSKQMGRITVLDSGYIEDGTEEGQEFMAALQGETRGLREEEVVRGVVVEIRGKDVIIDIGYKGSGTVNLDEFNNPDGTQGVQVGDVVEVLLEMLEDANGNVRLSRERAEKMKIWDEVEKAFRSNMTVHGTVLEKVKGGLAVDIGIRAFLPGSQVDMKPVRNLDPYLGKSFDMKVIKVNRRRGNIVLSRKLFLETINASLKEETLAGLEEGKLVEGTIKNITEYGAFVDLGGVDGLLHITDMSWGRLNHPSEMFQVGDKVEVAVLKYDKDTERVSLGYKQKFPDPWLSVEERYPIQATVKGKVVSITDYGAFVELEPGIEGLVHVSEMSWTKKVKSAKGMVNLGDQVEALILQVDSENRRISLGMKQITPNPWMAIAEKYQPGMIVTGTVRNITEFGAFVELEEGIDGLIHVSDFSWTKKIKHPGEIVKKGDEVTAKVLNLDPLAQRMSLGVKQMEPNVWEIFFENHNVGAVLTGKIARLTDFGAFVDLGDGIEGLVHVSELSRKRVEDIQKEFAAGQELTMKIVKLDPTERRIGLSVKQLEQDMERGDMEAAKARQPEFKKATLADAFNKAERE; encoded by the coding sequence ATGTCCAAGTTAGAAGCAATCATCAAGGGCCTGGGCTCCAAGCAGATGGGCCGCATCACCGTGCTCGACTCGGGGTATATCGAGGACGGCACCGAGGAAGGCCAGGAGTTCATGGCCGCGCTGCAGGGCGAGACCCGCGGCCTGCGTGAGGAAGAGGTCGTGCGTGGCGTCGTCGTGGAGATCCGCGGCAAGGACGTCATCATCGACATCGGCTACAAGGGTTCGGGCACCGTCAATCTCGACGAGTTCAACAACCCTGACGGCACCCAGGGCGTCCAGGTGGGCGACGTGGTCGAAGTGCTGCTCGAGATGCTCGAGGACGCCAACGGCAACGTGCGCCTCAGCCGCGAACGCGCCGAGAAGATGAAGATCTGGGACGAGGTCGAGAAGGCCTTCCGCTCCAACATGACCGTGCACGGCACGGTGCTCGAGAAGGTCAAGGGCGGCCTGGCCGTGGACATCGGCATCCGCGCCTTCCTGCCCGGCAGCCAGGTGGACATGAAGCCCGTCCGCAACCTGGATCCCTACCTCGGCAAGTCCTTCGACATGAAGGTCATCAAGGTCAACCGCCGCCGGGGCAACATCGTGCTGTCCCGCAAGCTGTTCCTCGAGACCATCAACGCGAGCCTGAAGGAAGAGACCCTCGCGGGCCTCGAGGAAGGCAAGCTGGTCGAGGGCACCATCAAGAACATCACCGAGTACGGCGCCTTCGTCGACCTCGGCGGTGTGGACGGCCTGCTGCACATCACCGACATGTCCTGGGGCCGGCTCAACCACCCCAGCGAGATGTTCCAGGTGGGCGACAAGGTCGAAGTGGCCGTGCTCAAGTACGACAAGGACACCGAGCGCGTCAGCCTCGGCTACAAGCAGAAGTTCCCGGATCCCTGGCTCTCCGTCGAGGAGCGCTACCCCATCCAGGCCACCGTCAAGGGCAAGGTCGTCTCGATCACCGACTACGGCGCATTCGTGGAGCTGGAGCCCGGCATCGAGGGCCTGGTCCACGTCTCCGAGATGAGCTGGACCAAGAAGGTCAAGTCCGCCAAGGGCATGGTCAACCTGGGCGACCAGGTCGAGGCCCTGATCCTGCAGGTGGACAGCGAGAACCGCCGCATCAGCCTCGGCATGAAGCAGATCACCCCCAACCCCTGGATGGCCATCGCCGAGAAGTACCAGCCCGGCATGATCGTCACGGGCACCGTGCGCAACATCACGGAGTTCGGCGCCTTCGTCGAGCTGGAAGAGGGCATCGACGGCCTCATCCACGTGTCCGACTTCAGCTGGACCAAGAAGATCAAGCACCCCGGCGAGATCGTGAAGAAGGGCGACGAAGTCACCGCCAAGGTCCTCAACCTGGACCCCCTGGCCCAGCGCATGAGCCTCGGCGTGAAGCAGATGGAGCCCAATGTCTGGGAGATCTTCTTCGAGAACCACAATGTGGGCGCCGTGCTCACCGGCAAGATCGCCCGCCTGACCGACTTCGGCGCCTTCGTCGACCTCGGCGACGGCATCGAGGGCCTGGTGCACGTCTCCGAGCTGAGCCGCAAGCGGGTGGAGGACATCCAGAAGGAGTTCGCCGCCGGCCAGGAGCTCACCATGAAGATCGTGAAGCTCGATCCCACCGAGCGCCGCATCGGCCTCTCCGTCAAGCAGCTGGAGCAGGACATGGAGCGCGGCGACATGGAAGCCGCCAAGGCCCGTCAGCCCGAGTTCAAGAAGGCGACCCTGGCTGACGCCTTCAACAAGGCGGAACGGGAGTAG